A genomic segment from Parolsenella catena encodes:
- the rlmD gene encoding 23S rRNA (uracil(1939)-C(5))-methyltransferase RlmD, which translates to MRLTIERMTYGPDAIAHTQEGKTVFVSGAIAGDVVEAELVSDGKSFSKARATAVLEPSPARVGCDWPLASVLGCAPWAAMAYDAQLEAKRANVVDALARVGHLADAEQLVRPCEAPGSPWHYRNKAELAFVRDGRRATLGMHALDGTSVIKVEDFPLLDTPAKGPASRIVKNVSGALGYLAGSHDLDIERVGIRRSSRTGDVEVAIWTPTGAFPRTQACRVLESVGATSIVRVMTKGPAKARKVAGVERLAGAGSWSERIAGNVMRLSAPSFFQVNTAGAEKLVDLVLDALDPHENDIAMDLYSGAGTFTLPLARYTSFVDAVESYGPAVRDLRRNLEEARLDNVDAVGGDADREFPDDEADIIVVDPPRAGLAENVVRQLSDQPARAIAYVSCDPATLARDLARFREIGTYEVKSVTPVDLFPQTFHVETVTRLYRR; encoded by the coding sequence ATGAGGCTGACCATCGAGCGCATGACCTACGGCCCGGATGCCATCGCGCACACGCAGGAGGGCAAGACCGTCTTCGTGAGCGGCGCCATCGCAGGCGACGTCGTGGAGGCCGAGCTCGTGAGCGACGGCAAGTCGTTCTCGAAGGCCCGCGCCACGGCCGTCCTCGAGCCCTCGCCGGCGCGAGTCGGATGCGACTGGCCGCTCGCCTCGGTCCTGGGCTGCGCGCCGTGGGCGGCCATGGCCTACGACGCCCAGCTCGAGGCCAAGCGCGCCAACGTGGTGGACGCCCTTGCCCGCGTGGGGCACCTCGCCGACGCCGAGCAGCTCGTGAGGCCCTGCGAGGCCCCCGGCAGCCCCTGGCACTACCGCAACAAGGCCGAGCTCGCCTTTGTCAGGGACGGGCGGCGCGCCACGCTCGGCATGCATGCGCTCGACGGCACAAGCGTCATCAAGGTGGAGGACTTCCCGCTGCTCGACACGCCCGCAAAGGGGCCGGCCTCCAGAATCGTGAAGAACGTGTCGGGCGCCCTGGGCTACCTCGCGGGCTCGCACGACCTTGACATCGAGCGCGTGGGCATCAGGCGCTCGAGCCGCACCGGAGACGTCGAGGTGGCCATATGGACCCCCACCGGCGCCTTCCCGCGCACCCAGGCGTGCCGCGTGCTCGAAAGCGTGGGTGCCACGTCCATCGTGCGCGTCATGACGAAGGGACCCGCGAAGGCGCGCAAGGTGGCAGGCGTGGAGAGGCTTGCGGGAGCGGGAAGCTGGAGCGAGCGCATCGCCGGCAACGTGATGCGCCTCTCGGCACCAAGCTTCTTCCAGGTGAACACCGCCGGCGCAGAGAAGCTCGTCGACCTCGTGCTCGATGCCCTCGACCCGCACGAGAACGACATCGCCATGGACCTGTACTCCGGAGCCGGCACCTTCACGCTGCCGCTCGCCCGCTACACGAGCTTCGTGGACGCAGTGGAGTCCTACGGCCCCGCCGTGCGAGACCTGCGACGCAACCTCGAGGAGGCACGCCTGGACAACGTCGACGCCGTGGGCGGCGACGCAGACCGGGAGTTCCCCGACGACGAAGCCGACATCATCGTCGTTGACCCGCCACGCGCCGGCCTTGCCGAGAACGTCGTGAGGCAGCTCTCGGACCAGCCCGCACGCGCCATCGCCTACGTGAGCTGCGACCCGGCCACGCTCGCCCGCGACCTCGCGCGCTTCCGCGAGATCGGAACCTACGAGGTGAAGAGCGTGACGCCCGTCGACCTGTTCCCACAGACCTTCCACGTGGAGACCGTGACGCGGCTCTATCGTCGCTAG
- a CDS encoding HAD-IIB family hydrolase, whose translation MYRIVASDMDETFLDGRHEIPPANLEAVARMRELGVLFVPSSGRGYLSIMDNFADVDPALMEGTYVLSYNGANINRFGDPVSLCERELDHTLANRLWRLGIDNGLALHAYTPDCHIYVRDLPKSERVYLSSLKRIVEHDEPDLDAFPVISKMLFMNEDLGWLHEFAEKRVRPLLGRHAVITYSSGRYLEVIPAGADKGTGLLRLAEMLGVDVSETIGIGDSANDREMIEAAGLGVGVANVSDDVRPLCDLVLDTRGQDGAFMELVDRVIIPSMSD comes from the coding sequence ATGTACCGAATCGTCGCAAGCGACATGGACGAGACCTTTCTCGACGGGCGCCACGAGATACCGCCCGCGAATCTCGAGGCGGTCGCGCGTATGAGGGAGCTCGGCGTCCTGTTCGTCCCAAGCTCGGGTCGCGGCTACCTGTCCATCATGGACAACTTTGCGGATGTGGACCCCGCACTCATGGAGGGCACCTACGTGCTGTCCTACAACGGCGCCAACATAAACCGCTTTGGCGACCCCGTGTCTTTGTGCGAGCGCGAGCTCGACCACACGCTCGCGAACAGGCTCTGGAGGCTCGGCATTGACAACGGTCTGGCGCTTCACGCCTACACGCCCGACTGCCACATCTACGTGCGAGACCTACCCAAGAGCGAGCGCGTCTACCTCTCAAGCCTCAAGCGCATCGTGGAGCATGACGAGCCCGATTTGGATGCCTTCCCCGTCATCTCCAAGATGCTCTTCATGAACGAGGACCTGGGATGGCTCCACGAGTTCGCGGAGAAGCGCGTGAGGCCCCTGCTGGGCCGCCACGCAGTGATCACCTACTCCTCGGGGCGCTACCTGGAGGTCATTCCCGCGGGGGCGGACAAGGGAACCGGCCTTCTCAGGCTCGCCGAGATGCTTGGCGTCGACGTCTCGGAGACGATCGGCATCGGCGACTCGGCCAACGACCGCGAGATGATCGAGGCCGCCGGCCTCGGCGTGGGCGTTGCCAACGTCAGCGACGACGTGCGTCCGCTGTGCGACCTCGTCCTGGACACGCGCGGGCAGGACGGCGCCTTCATGGAGCTCGTCGACCGCGTCATCATCCCGAGCATGAGCGACTAG
- a CDS encoding Maf family protein, with product MSLFDLPSRVGRLVLASGSPRRVQLLREAGFDPQVMPQDVDETPLPGEKAYDLVDRLASLKAHAALAQARPGDLILAADTTVALEGEELGKPADEAEARQMLRRLSGRGHDVYTAVHLILVGADGSTRESSTCEQTHVTFFDLAEDEIESYVATGEPLDKAGAYGIQGIGRALVRDIDGDYFNVVGLPVARTLRAIDELMGK from the coding sequence ATGTCGCTGTTTGACCTTCCCTCGCGCGTGGGCAGGCTCGTCCTGGCAAGCGGCTCCCCCAGGCGCGTGCAGCTTCTGCGAGAGGCGGGGTTTGACCCGCAGGTCATGCCGCAGGACGTCGATGAGACGCCCCTGCCTGGCGAGAAGGCCTACGACCTCGTGGATAGGCTTGCCTCGCTCAAGGCGCATGCGGCACTGGCCCAGGCAAGGCCCGGCGACCTCATCCTCGCGGCAGACACGACCGTGGCCCTTGAGGGCGAGGAGCTCGGCAAGCCCGCCGACGAGGCCGAGGCGCGGCAGATGCTGCGCAGGCTGTCGGGGCGTGGCCACGACGTCTATACGGCCGTCCACCTCATCCTCGTTGGCGCGGACGGCTCGACGCGCGAGTCCTCGACGTGCGAGCAGACGCACGTGACGTTCTTCGACCTTGCCGAGGATGAGATCGAGAGCTACGTCGCCACGGGAGAGCCGCTCGACAAGGCGGGTGCCTACGGTATCCAGGGAATCGGTCGCGCACTCGTGAGAGACATAGACGGCGACTACTTCAATGTGGTGGGGCTTCCCGTGGCGCGCACGCTGCGGGCGATTGACGAGCTTATGGGAAAGTGA
- the ppk1 gene encoding polyphosphate kinase 1 yields the protein MGKKKDKQKRAKAKEKGLDRRAAEFADEVRTPANEGRPEHRAGHRDFSYTQNREVSWLRFDDRVLDEAFDESVPLFERIKFCAIFQSNMDEWFMIRIGGLSDLASLKHQPADNKSDETPAEQLDSVFELLPGMYERRESCLRDLEGRLALEGVERVSPDSYTDADLVAVSRRFESSLAPILSPIIIDPRHPFPNLRNDVMYVACSLEGTDEHGMLGIVEVPASAQRIVWLPAGEGRVRYTLVEDVVTSMLGRCFGSYVPTSSAVVRVTRNADLDPDGEGVEEEEDYRQHMKKVLKRRSRLQPVRLELTGSLDEALVTLIRKELGLEKRRVMRLTTPADLSYVYALENRLPATRKAQLTFPPFEPQPSRMVRATEPMRPQVEDHDVLLTYPYESMGPLLRLIHEAANDDDCISIKITLYRVARHSRLCESLVTAVENGKDVTVLMELRARFDEQNNIEWAERLEEAGCTVIYGSEGFKCHSKICQITYHDASGISRITCLGTGNFNEKTAHLYSDFMLITAHPGIAEDGNAFFRNLSLGNLRGTYRYLGVAPLSLKPLVMRGIEREMSRAKTGQPARVLLKMNSLTDRDVIDRLAEASQAGVEVIMIIRGICCMLPGVKGRTTGIEIRQIVGRLLEHARIYAFGVDADTIYLSSADMMTRNTERRVEIAYPVLDETCRSIVRHYIALQLDDNVKARRLTSRGTWARIEREPVQPAVNCQEILIAEAYAAAGSDGEASAVSSRSPSPLPAEPPVEDAQGKPDRKDAPAAPQTSTESEECQEPAATQPERHDATRDPEPPAEVSAHVIEEAQTSPEKPEMPVAPLARRPHGRVSTALALFGLGFKTLFGKTDKH from the coding sequence ATGGGCAAGAAGAAGGACAAGCAGAAGAGGGCCAAGGCCAAGGAGAAGGGCCTCGACCGCCGCGCGGCCGAGTTCGCAGACGAGGTGCGCACGCCGGCCAACGAGGGAAGGCCCGAACACCGCGCGGGGCACAGGGACTTCTCCTACACGCAGAACCGCGAGGTGAGTTGGTTGCGCTTTGACGACCGCGTGCTCGACGAGGCGTTCGACGAGAGCGTGCCGCTCTTCGAGCGGATCAAGTTCTGCGCCATCTTCCAGAGCAACATGGACGAGTGGTTCATGATCCGCATCGGCGGGCTGTCAGACCTCGCAAGCCTCAAGCACCAGCCGGCCGACAACAAGAGCGACGAGACGCCCGCCGAGCAGCTTGACAGCGTTTTCGAGCTGCTCCCCGGCATGTACGAGCGCCGAGAGTCCTGCCTGCGAGACCTCGAGGGCCGCCTTGCCCTGGAGGGCGTCGAGCGCGTGAGCCCCGACTCCTACACGGACGCCGACCTCGTGGCCGTCTCGAGGCGCTTCGAGAGCTCCCTGGCGCCCATCCTCTCGCCTATCATCATCGATCCGCGCCACCCCTTCCCCAACCTGCGCAACGACGTCATGTACGTAGCCTGCTCGCTCGAGGGGACCGACGAGCACGGCATGCTCGGCATCGTCGAGGTGCCCGCGAGCGCCCAGCGCATCGTCTGGCTGCCGGCTGGCGAGGGGCGCGTGCGCTACACGCTCGTCGAGGACGTCGTCACCTCGATGCTCGGCCGCTGCTTTGGCTCCTACGTGCCCACGAGCTCGGCCGTCGTACGCGTGACGCGCAACGCCGACCTCGACCCGGACGGCGAGGGCGTCGAGGAGGAGGAGGACTACCGCCAGCACATGAAGAAGGTGCTGAAGCGCCGCAGCCGCCTGCAGCCCGTGCGCCTCGAGCTCACCGGATCGCTCGACGAGGCGCTCGTGACGCTCATCCGCAAGGAGCTTGGGCTCGAGAAGCGCCGCGTGATGCGCCTCACCACCCCCGCGGACCTCTCCTACGTCTATGCCCTCGAGAACAGGCTGCCCGCTACGCGCAAGGCGCAGCTCACCTTCCCGCCCTTCGAGCCGCAGCCCTCCCGCATGGTGCGCGCAACCGAGCCGATGCGCCCGCAGGTCGAGGACCACGACGTCCTGCTCACCTACCCCTATGAGAGTATGGGTCCGCTGCTTCGCCTCATTCACGAGGCCGCCAACGACGACGACTGCATCTCCATAAAGATCACGCTCTACCGTGTGGCCCGACACTCGCGCCTGTGCGAGAGCCTCGTGACGGCCGTCGAGAACGGCAAGGACGTCACGGTGCTCATGGAGCTTCGCGCCCGCTTCGATGAGCAGAACAACATCGAGTGGGCCGAGCGTCTCGAGGAGGCGGGCTGCACCGTCATCTATGGCTCTGAGGGCTTCAAGTGCCACTCGAAGATCTGCCAGATCACCTACCACGACGCCAGTGGCATCTCCCGCATCACGTGCCTGGGAACGGGCAACTTCAACGAGAAGACGGCACACCTCTACAGCGACTTCATGCTCATCACGGCGCACCCCGGCATCGCCGAGGACGGCAACGCCTTCTTCCGCAACCTGTCGCTGGGAAACCTCCGCGGCACCTACCGCTACCTTGGCGTGGCGCCGCTGTCGCTCAAGCCGCTCGTCATGAGGGGCATCGAGCGCGAGATGTCCCGCGCCAAGACGGGACAGCCCGCGCGCGTGCTGCTCAAGATGAACTCACTCACCGACCGCGACGTCATCGACCGGCTCGCCGAGGCCAGCCAGGCCGGCGTGGAGGTCATCATGATCATCCGCGGCATCTGCTGCATGCTGCCAGGCGTCAAGGGCCGCACGACCGGCATCGAGATTCGCCAGATCGTGGGCAGGCTCCTCGAGCACGCACGCATCTACGCGTTTGGAGTGGACGCCGACACGATCTACCTCTCGAGCGCCGACATGATGACGAGAAACACCGAGCGCCGCGTGGAGATCGCCTATCCCGTGCTTGACGAGACGTGCCGTTCCATCGTGCGCCACTACATAGCCCTTCAGCTCGACGACAACGTGAAGGCCCGTCGTCTCACGAGCCGCGGCACGTGGGCACGCATCGAGCGCGAGCCGGTACAGCCTGCCGTCAACTGCCAGGAGATCCTCATCGCTGAGGCCTACGCGGCCGCCGGAAGCGACGGCGAGGCAAGCGCCGTCTCGAGCAGGAGCCCCTCCCCGCTGCCGGCAGAGCCGCCCGTCGAGGATGCCCAGGGAAAGCCTGATCGAAAGGATGCGCCCGCGGCCCCGCAGACCAGTACAGAGTCCGAGGAATGCCAGGAGCCGGCCGCCACGCAACCCGAGCGGCACGACGCCACCCGGGACCCGGAGCCTCCGGCCGAGGTCAGCGCCCACGTCATCGAGGAGGCGCAGACGAGTCCCGAGAAGCCCGAGATGCCGGTCGCCCCCCTCGCAAGGCGCCCGCACGGACGCGTCTCCACGGCGCTTGCCCTGTTTGGGTTAGGATTCAAGACGCTGTTTGGAAAGACCGACAAGCACTAG
- a CDS encoding DJ-1 family glyoxalase III, with translation MAKVAILLADGFETIEALAPADVLRRAGEDVSLVTINALPHVTTAHGIGIDCDATLDEYDFGACDLIVLPGGMPGTTNLRANERVCELTRQFMSEKRLGAICAAPSILAELGLLDGRVATCYPGCEGAFPAGVRPEELGVYTDDNLVTASGPGFAVDFGLALLELLEGAEAAQRIAAGMLVGR, from the coding sequence ATGGCAAAGGTAGCGATTCTTCTGGCAGACGGGTTCGAGACGATCGAGGCACTGGCACCCGCGGACGTTCTGCGCCGGGCAGGCGAGGACGTCTCGCTCGTCACGATCAACGCACTCCCGCACGTCACGACGGCTCACGGCATCGGCATCGACTGCGACGCCACGCTCGATGAGTACGACTTTGGGGCCTGCGACCTCATCGTCTTGCCCGGCGGCATGCCCGGCACGACGAACCTGCGCGCCAACGAGCGCGTCTGCGAGCTCACCCGCCAGTTCATGTCCGAGAAGCGGCTTGGCGCCATCTGCGCGGCGCCGTCAATCCTCGCCGAGCTCGGCCTCCTCGATGGTCGCGTGGCCACGTGCTATCCCGGCTGCGAGGGCGCCTTCCCGGCCGGCGTTCGCCCCGAGGAACTTGGCGTCTACACGGACGACAACCTCGTGACGGCCTCAGGCCCCGGCTTTGCCGTCGACTTTGGCCTGGCGCTGCTCGAGCTTCTCGAGGGTGCCGAGGCGGCCCAGCGCATTGCCGCGGGAATGCTCGTGGGGAGGTAG
- a CDS encoding P1 family peptidase — protein MTRQIGGRTVADGRTLNGSTALDEQGAHSPATTIADVSQIPGIRIAHHTDEENGTGCTVIVCPAGATGAVDVRGGAPATRETDLLRPEETVDVLHAVVLSGGSAYGLAASVGVAEELERRGIGLDVQVGVVPIVSGACLFDLAFANPSVRPTAADGARACALALDNAPTPLPRGNVGAGCGCTVGKLGGPTRAMKSGLGTDVEQAGPLLCGAVTAVNACGNVVDPDTGEVIAGMRSQDGTGFVDECELALSMTARMPLDPGHAGSARPPVRTNTTISCVITNARLTKAQATKVAQMAADAYAHAIRPTHTTNDGDSVFVMATGEVEVPVDVVGILATRALERAIADGARSAKTSHGLVGAASL, from the coding sequence ATGACGAGGCAGATAGGCGGCAGGACGGTCGCGGACGGACGGACACTCAACGGCTCGACCGCACTCGATGAACAAGGCGCGCACTCCCCCGCCACGACCATCGCGGACGTCTCGCAAATCCCAGGCATCCGCATCGCGCACCACACGGACGAGGAGAACGGCACGGGGTGCACGGTGATCGTGTGTCCCGCGGGCGCCACGGGTGCCGTGGACGTGCGCGGTGGCGCCCCCGCAACGCGCGAGACGGACCTGCTGCGCCCCGAGGAGACCGTTGACGTGCTCCATGCCGTCGTGCTCTCGGGCGGCAGCGCCTATGGGCTGGCGGCCTCGGTAGGCGTGGCAGAGGAGCTCGAGCGCCGCGGCATCGGACTAGACGTCCAGGTGGGCGTCGTGCCCATCGTGAGCGGTGCCTGCCTGTTCGACCTTGCCTTTGCAAACCCTAGCGTGCGCCCCACGGCCGCAGACGGCGCCCGGGCGTGCGCCCTTGCGCTCGATAACGCCCCCACTCCCCTGCCACGCGGCAACGTGGGCGCCGGTTGCGGGTGCACGGTGGGTAAGCTCGGCGGCCCCACGCGCGCAATGAAGTCTGGCCTGGGCACGGACGTCGAGCAGGCGGGGCCCTTGCTGTGCGGCGCCGTGACGGCCGTCAACGCCTGCGGAAACGTCGTTGACCCAGACACGGGCGAGGTCATCGCGGGCATGCGCTCCCAGGACGGCACCGGCTTCGTAGACGAGTGCGAGCTTGCCCTGTCGATGACCGCCCGCATGCCGCTCGACCCCGGACACGCCGGCAGCGCGCGTCCTCCCGTGCGCACGAACACGACCATCTCGTGCGTCATCACGAACGCACGGCTCACGAAGGCCCAGGCCACGAAGGTGGCCCAGATGGCCGCGGATGCCTATGCCCATGCGATACGGCCAACGCACACGACCAACGACGGGGACTCCGTCTTCGTCATGGCGACGGGCGAGGTCGAGGTTCCCGTGGACGTCGTGGGCATCCTCGCGACGCGCGCCCTCGAGCGCGCGATCGCGGACGGCGCTCGCAGCGCCAAGACATCACACGGGCTTGTCGGCGCGGCAAGCCTCTAG
- a CDS encoding 3'-5' exonuclease: MNVAQALEHANALVFPEIVYCGGFSSMDAERQKNEEALATLREEFAKNDNPGFGYDVILDLADRNRELCDQMGIERLNNTRDSSLARGMSDQDLCAGVAALQRRKASTVMREVGGDRNNLGVAYVTKPIRGTVLGIDIETTDRYPDRGYIVNVGFEIMELTADAEPHDAEAHFCGIPDMYAEKGVPLERIHHIGWADVAGKTPFRQDKKLQAKLLRLMKKYPYMAHNAAFEDSWFTLHLEGYAEARRAGKIVPVDTRDICRQLDPEVKTLPRESSPASLENWARRRGTLAKTEAEVHQGLDDTELMLRTVQAEFVARHCFKE, translated from the coding sequence ATGAACGTGGCACAGGCACTCGAGCACGCAAACGCGCTCGTATTCCCAGAGATCGTCTACTGCGGCGGCTTCAGCTCCATGGACGCGGAGCGACAGAAGAACGAGGAGGCGCTCGCGACGCTGCGCGAGGAGTTCGCCAAGAACGACAACCCCGGCTTTGGCTATGACGTCATCCTCGACCTCGCCGACCGCAACCGCGAGCTGTGCGACCAGATGGGCATCGAGCGGCTCAACAACACCCGCGACAGCAGCCTCGCGCGCGGCATGAGCGACCAGGACCTGTGCGCCGGCGTCGCGGCGCTTCAGAGGCGCAAGGCCTCCACCGTCATGCGCGAGGTGGGCGGAGACAGGAACAACCTGGGTGTGGCCTACGTCACCAAGCCCATCCGCGGCACGGTGCTGGGCATCGACATCGAGACGACGGACCGCTACCCGGACCGCGGTTACATCGTGAACGTGGGCTTTGAGATCATGGAGCTCACGGCAGACGCCGAGCCCCACGACGCCGAGGCACACTTCTGCGGCATCCCGGACATGTACGCCGAGAAGGGCGTGCCCCTGGAGCGCATCCACCACATCGGCTGGGCCGACGTTGCGGGAAAGACACCCTTCCGCCAGGACAAGAAGCTGCAGGCAAAGCTGCTCAGGCTCATGAAGAAGTACCCCTACATGGCACACAACGCCGCCTTTGAGGACTCCTGGTTCACGCTGCACCTCGAGGGCTACGCCGAGGCGCGCCGCGCGGGCAAGATCGTGCCCGTGGACACCCGAGACATCTGCCGCCAGCTCGACCCAGAGGTCAAGACGCTGCCGCGCGAGTCGAGCCCGGCCTCACTCGAGAACTGGGCACGCCGCCGCGGCACGCTCGCCAAGACCGAGGCTGAGGTCCACCAGGGCCTCGACGACACCGAGCTCATGCTGCGCACCGTCCAGGCCGAGTTCGTTGCGCGCCACTGCTTCAAGGAGTAG